The nucleotide sequence TTGGCCGGAACCGGTATGGCATTCCCTTGGTTTGTCATCAATAAAGTTCAATGGGCTAGTGGGAATTTAGTCGAAGATATGCAGCTAGGGATTGATTTAGCACTGGCCGGTTATGCCCCTAGATTTTGTCGCAGCGCAAAAGTGATCGGCATTCTTCCCCAACAGCAAAAAGCGGCAACAACCCAGAGAACTCGTTGGGAACATGGTCATGTTCAAACCCTACTGACTCAGGTTCCGCAGTTAGGGATGGCAGCCTTGGCTCAACGGCGTTTTGAATTATTGGCTCTAGCTTTAGAAATTGGTGTCCCTCCTCTTTCTTTATTAGTCATGCTTTGGGGTTTAGGGTTAATCATTGCCATCGGTGCCGGCCTTTTCCTAGGGATTTGGCTGCCTCTTGGGATTTTATCCCTAGCTGGCTTGATGATTTTCACAGCGATCCTAGGAGGTTGGTTTAAATTTGCGAGTAAAGAACTTCCTGGAACAGCTTTATTAGGTATTCCAGGATATTTACTCTGGAAAATTCCGCTTTACGTGGCTTTATTGCTGAAACCTGAGAAAAAATGGGTCAAAACGGAACGGGAATCCCTCAACAGTTAAGCTAATTGGGGGAAAGCTTATATTCAATCAAGGGATTTTGCTTACCCCGAAACTGATTCAACCAAAATTGGATTTGCCCCTGTAGCTGAGGAAATTTGCCAATGACACAAAATAGGGCATAGACAAAAGCCTCTTGAAAACTTAATCCCCGTTTTAATTGACTTTGGATAATTCGGTAAGTCAGTAACAGATAAGCCACCAATAAAATTAAACTCCAGCCCTGAGAGAAGGGGGCTAGACTCAAAGATAATAACGGAATAATTAACCCCCACAGCCAAATACGGCGGCTTTCTTTGAGCCAATGGCACTCAGGGGGTTTTCCGTGTAAATAAGCCCCTTGTGCGTAAGCATAACCACTACGAATAGTGCGCTTCCACCACTGATGAAAATGCAGCATTTGTGCATCATGAAGCGTCATTTCTGCATCAATACGCCAAATTTTCCAGCCCTGTTGGCGGAGACGAACACACAGTTCGGGTTCTTCACCGGCAATGAGTTGAGCATTGTAGCCCCCAACCTGTTTTAAAGCTGATACTCGCATCATGGCATCTCCACCACAATACTTAGACTCTCCTACAGGGGTATCCCATTCGAGGTCACACAAGCGATTATAAACAGATTTTTCGGGAAATTGTTCGCGACGACGACCACAGACCACCGCGATTTCAGGATGAGCGAGTAATTGTTGATAGGCAACGTTGAGCCAAGTTGGCACCACTTCGCAGTCTCCATCAACAAACTGCACAAACTTAATGTTAGGATTAAGCAATAGCAAACGTTCCAAGCCGGTATTTCTAGCTCGGGCGGCGGTAAAGGGGATCGACAAATCCAGATTGACCACATCTATAGACAATGAACGTGCGATGTCTTGACTATGATCGGTGGAGCCGGAATCTACATAGACGATTTGACTGGAAAAATCCATTAGCGATAAGAAACATCGACGTAACCGTTCTCCTTCATTACGTCCAATGGCTACAATGCCAACATCTGAATTTAAATTCATAAAATCAACTAAAATTTGAGTTGGTAGCAATACATCGTCAGGATGAGCCGCTAGTCTTTTAGGAACTTATGGGTAGCGAAACTTACCGATTCAACGATCTTAGCATTAAAATCTACCTAGGTGAAATCTCAATAAGAGCTTTATTAAAAGCAAAATGGGTAAAACCGTCTCCAAGTTAGTGTACTAATGAAAAGAAAATTAGATTTTTAGGGACTGTATTTAACTATCTATAGTTTTTGAGAGATAGAACTCATTAATTAGCAAGCACCGGTTCTGTTGAAGACCACTTGAACCGTTTTGGCGATCAACTGTAAATCATAGAAGATTGACCATTTAAGTTGATAGTGAATATCCATTTGCACGATATCTTCAAAGTCTTTGACGGTTGATCGGCCGTTAGCTTGCCATTCTCCGGTAATTCCGGGTTTAACTTTTAAGCGTTCCCAATGATGGGGTTCGTAGTTTTTGACTTCATCAGGAGTGGGGGGTCGAGTTCCCACTAAACTCATATCCCCGACTAAAACATTCCAAAATTGAGGAAATTCATCTAAACTGGTTCGACGTAAAAAGGCTCCTACGCGAGTGATTCTAGGATCATTTTCATTTTTAAAAATATGTCCATTAGCTTCGTTTTCAATCAGATGTTTCATTTGGTCAGCGCCGACAATCATCGAGCGGAATTTCCAAATCCGGAAAGGACGACCATTGACACCACAACGAATTTGATGATAAAGCAATGGACCTGGATCATATATTGCCATCGCTATAGCCACTGGAATAGCAATTATTATCGTTAGTCCTAGACCGAACAAAGCCCCAAGCACATCGATAGCGCGTTTAATTTTACAACTTACCGAAGGATGTAGGGGGGCTGAAGGATTTTGGTATATACTATTAAATTGCCCTTGTTGGTATAAAGGTTGTACAAAAGGGCT is from Gloeothece verrucosa PCC 7822 and encodes:
- a CDS encoding sugar transferase; the protein is MTAYSKVSCSEPVNSPFVQPLYQQGQFNSIYQNPSAPLHPSVSCKIKRAIDVLGALFGLGLTIIIAIPVAIAMAIYDPGPLLYHQIRCGVNGRPFRIWKFRSMIVGADQMKHLIENEANGHIFKNENDPRITRVGAFLRRTSLDEFPQFWNVLVGDMSLVGTRPPTPDEVKNYEPHHWERLKVKPGITGEWQANGRSTVKDFEDIVQMDIHYQLKWSIFYDLQLIAKTVQVVFNRTGAC
- a CDS encoding glycosyltransferase family 2 protein — translated: MNLNSDVGIVAIGRNEGERLRRCFLSLMDFSSQIVYVDSGSTDHSQDIARSLSIDVVNLDLSIPFTAARARNTGLERLLLLNPNIKFVQFVDGDCEVVPTWLNVAYQQLLAHPEIAVVCGRRREQFPEKSVYNRLCDLEWDTPVGESKYCGGDAMMRVSALKQVGGYNAQLIAGEEPELCVRLRQQGWKIWRIDAEMTLHDAQMLHFHQWWKRTIRSGYAYAQGAYLHGKPPECHWLKESRRIWLWGLIIPLLSLSLAPFSQGWSLILLVAYLLLTYRIIQSQLKRGLSFQEAFVYALFCVIGKFPQLQGQIQFWLNQFRGKQNPLIEYKLSPN